In Halorubellus sp. JP-L1, one DNA window encodes the following:
- a CDS encoding PQQ-binding-like beta-propeller repeat protein, with protein MPSTNRRRFLAAAAALGVAGCVTHGDGVPTGTETTHGSATSTGTRSRVTSENPTTSTTTYRTTGSDVDERVDAKPPGDPALPTDGGDWPQEGYDAARTGYWPDGDPVEGVDAYWTLDAGGEGAVVDDSVVNVHGRADGQPLTVRDPGTAEVRRASSLVEYGVNSSPAVADGVVVVTTFIEAFAYDLETGDLAWRGPEMDGIHGAPTVADGTVYVASGGYQGVPAQVRAFDLADGTERWRRELETTRTGSVAVGGGVAYVQSRDGLHAFDAESGNVVFERSDLRNGSWVDPVVGDDHAFTVDDDDLVAVDAGSGEEAWRVNDADFSGTPVLADGELYAGTDGDVGAYAAADGSEQRTFYGGKPLARVDDVLYVANDPRGRIQAVSVADGDDQMLWSYTTPEVQISDTINRTVYGITPLDGALWVHAADGVHGLAPPQ; from the coding sequence ATGCCCTCCACGAACAGACGACGGTTCCTCGCCGCCGCCGCGGCGCTCGGCGTCGCCGGGTGCGTCACGCACGGCGACGGCGTCCCGACCGGCACCGAGACCACCCACGGGAGCGCGACGTCGACCGGAACGCGGTCGCGCGTGACGAGCGAGAACCCGACGACGTCCACGACGACGTACCGAACCACCGGGTCCGACGTCGACGAGCGCGTCGACGCGAAGCCGCCCGGCGACCCGGCGCTCCCGACCGACGGCGGCGACTGGCCCCAGGAAGGATACGACGCCGCACGCACCGGCTACTGGCCTGACGGCGACCCGGTCGAAGGTGTGGACGCGTACTGGACGCTCGACGCCGGCGGCGAAGGTGCGGTCGTCGACGACAGCGTGGTGAACGTCCACGGACGCGCGGACGGCCAGCCGCTGACGGTCCGGGACCCCGGAACCGCCGAGGTCAGGCGCGCGTCGTCGCTCGTCGAGTACGGCGTGAACAGCTCGCCCGCGGTCGCCGACGGCGTCGTCGTCGTGACGACGTTCATCGAGGCGTTCGCGTACGACCTCGAGACGGGCGACCTCGCGTGGCGCGGCCCGGAGATGGACGGCATCCACGGTGCGCCGACGGTCGCAGATGGGACGGTATACGTCGCTTCGGGCGGCTACCAGGGCGTCCCGGCGCAGGTGCGCGCGTTCGACCTCGCGGACGGGACCGAGCGCTGGCGTCGGGAACTCGAGACGACGCGGACGGGGAGCGTCGCGGTCGGTGGCGGCGTCGCGTACGTCCAGAGCCGCGACGGCCTGCACGCCTTCGACGCCGAGAGCGGGAATGTCGTCTTCGAGCGTTCGGACCTCCGGAACGGCTCCTGGGTCGACCCCGTCGTCGGCGACGACCACGCGTTCACGGTCGACGACGACGACCTCGTCGCGGTCGACGCCGGCAGCGGCGAGGAGGCCTGGCGGGTGAACGACGCAGACTTCTCCGGGACGCCCGTGCTCGCCGACGGCGAACTCTACGCCGGTACCGACGGCGACGTCGGCGCGTACGCCGCGGCCGACGGCTCAGAGCAGCGAACGTTCTACGGTGGGAAGCCGCTCGCTCGCGTCGACGACGTCCTCTACGTCGCCAACGACCCACGCGGTCGAATCCAGGCGGTCAGCGTCGCCGACGGCGACGACCAGATGCTGTGGTCGTACACGACGCCGGAGGTCCAGATCAGCGACACCATCAACCGCACGGTCTACGGCATCACGCCGCTCGATGGCGCGCTCTGGGTGCACGCCGCTGACGGCGTCCACGGGCTCGCCCCGCCGCAGTAG
- a CDS encoding pyridoxal phosphate-dependent aminotransferase, whose protein sequence is MGIQLSERVQAVPPSGIRKFFELAEERDDVISLGVGEPDFATPWRARTAAVDSLERGQTSYTANRGMRELREAIGEHVDAEYDLEYDPDEEILVTAGASEAVDLAFRAFVNPGDTVAVAEPAYVSYAPGVTFAGGEVLPVPTYERDEFRLTREALEASGAADAEVLVMCFPNNPTGATMELEHLAPVAEFAREHDLTVISDEIYAALQYEHEHTSIATLPGMASRTVVVNGFSKAYAMTGLRLGYVMGPAEAITGMNRIHQYGMLSAPTTAQHAALEALEHCDDAVDEMTAAYDRRRQFLLARFEELGIECFRAKGAFYAFPEVPTEQTGDEFAEDLLEAEGVAVVPGSVFGSGGEGHLRVSYATGMDELREATDRIERFLD, encoded by the coding sequence ATGGGCATCCAACTCTCGGAGCGCGTGCAGGCCGTGCCGCCCTCTGGCATCCGGAAGTTCTTCGAGCTCGCCGAGGAGCGCGACGACGTCATCTCGCTGGGCGTCGGCGAACCCGACTTCGCGACGCCGTGGCGCGCACGGACCGCGGCCGTCGACTCGCTCGAACGCGGCCAGACGAGCTATACGGCGAACCGCGGGATGCGGGAACTGCGCGAGGCGATCGGCGAGCACGTGGACGCCGAGTACGACCTCGAATACGACCCGGACGAGGAGATCCTCGTCACGGCCGGGGCGAGCGAAGCGGTCGACCTGGCGTTCCGCGCGTTCGTGAACCCCGGCGACACCGTCGCGGTCGCGGAGCCGGCGTACGTGTCGTACGCGCCGGGCGTGACGTTCGCGGGCGGCGAAGTGCTGCCGGTGCCGACGTACGAGCGCGACGAGTTCCGACTGACGCGCGAGGCCCTCGAGGCGTCGGGGGCGGCGGACGCGGAGGTGCTCGTCATGTGCTTCCCGAACAACCCGACGGGGGCGACGATGGAACTGGAACACCTCGCGCCGGTCGCGGAGTTCGCTCGCGAGCACGACCTCACCGTGATCAGCGACGAGATCTACGCTGCACTCCAGTACGAGCACGAGCACACGAGCATCGCGACGTTGCCCGGAATGGCTTCGCGGACCGTGGTCGTGAACGGGTTCTCGAAGGCGTACGCGATGACTGGCCTCCGCCTCGGGTACGTGATGGGTCCGGCCGAGGCGATAACGGGCATGAACCGCATCCACCAGTACGGGATGCTGTCCGCGCCGACGACCGCCCAGCACGCGGCGCTCGAGGCGCTCGAGCACTGCGACGACGCCGTCGACGAGATGACGGCGGCGTACGATCGCCGCCGGCAGTTCCTCCTCGCGCGCTTCGAGGAACTCGGGATCGAGTGCTTCCGCGCGAAGGGCGCGTTCTACGCGTTCCCGGAGGTCCCGACGGAACAGACCGGCGACGAGTTCGCGGAGGACCTGCTCGAGGCGGAGGGCGTCGCGGTCGTCCCCGGGAGCGTGTTCGGTTCCGGCGGCGAGGGCCACCTGCGCGTGTCGTACGCGACCGGGATGGACGAGCTCAGGGAGGCGACCGACCGCATCGAGCGATTCCTCGACTGA
- a CDS encoding Lrp/AsnC family transcriptional regulator, with protein sequence MTASARDALLDSLLENARYSTADLARMTGLDESDVEAAIADLEEDGVVRGYRAVVDWESTDRERVRAVVEVNVELDRETGYGDVSRRLAGYDAVDTLRLVSGDYDFHVEVIGDSMRDVSAFIADEIAPIPAVTQTVTHYAMTTYKESGVDFGDGDDDDRLSVSP encoded by the coding sequence ATGACTGCGAGTGCGCGAGACGCCTTGCTCGATTCGCTCCTGGAGAACGCGCGGTACTCGACGGCCGACCTCGCACGGATGACGGGCCTCGACGAGAGCGACGTGGAGGCGGCGATCGCGGACCTCGAAGAGGATGGCGTCGTACGCGGGTATCGCGCGGTCGTCGACTGGGAGTCCACGGACCGCGAGCGCGTCCGCGCCGTCGTCGAGGTGAACGTGGAACTCGACCGCGAGACCGGGTACGGCGACGTCTCGCGGCGGCTCGCGGGCTACGACGCAGTCGACACCCTCCGGCTGGTCTCGGGTGACTACGACTTCCACGTGGAGGTGATCGGCGATTCGATGCGGGACGTGTCCGCATTCATTGCGGACGAGATCGCGCCCATTCCAGCCGTCACGCAGACCGTGACGCACTACGCGATGACGACGTACAAGGAGAGCGGCGTCGACTTCGGCGACGGCGACGACGACGACCGCCTCTCGGTCAGTCCCTGA
- a CDS encoding dCTP deaminase — translation MQELTDVVDGLLHPETQVHDRGVDLTVAGIHEVAAPGRIDFGGDEVAEADLEPCDVTRRNPDDEYQWWHLEAGQYVVQYNEFFVGDDPMHLQARNKVLARGASHPSLRVDDHLPLVPLSVGGAGIRIKENARISTLRPLSNESGPE, via the coding sequence ATGCAGGAACTCACCGACGTCGTCGACGGACTGCTGCACCCAGAGACGCAGGTCCACGACCGTGGCGTCGACCTCACCGTCGCAGGCATCCACGAGGTCGCCGCGCCGGGACGCATCGACTTCGGCGGCGACGAGGTCGCGGAGGCAGACCTGGAACCGTGCGACGTGACGCGCCGGAACCCCGACGACGAGTACCAGTGGTGGCACCTGGAGGCCGGCCAGTACGTCGTCCAGTACAACGAGTTCTTCGTCGGCGACGACCCGATGCACCTGCAGGCCCGGAACAAGGTGCTCGCTCGCGGCGCGTCGCATCCGTCGCTGCGCGTGGACGATCACTTGCCACTCGTGCCATTGAGCGTCGGCGGTGCAGGCATTCGCATCAAGGAGAACGCACGCATCTCGACGCTTCGGCCCCTCTCGAACGAGTCCGGCCCGGAGTGA
- a CDS encoding BtpA/SgcQ family protein, translated as MNVETRFGTESPVVGMVHLPPLPGSPRYDGDRASIRERAVTDARTLEAGGVDAVLVENFGDAPFYPDEVPSHTVADVSVLSRAVVEAVDVPVGVNVLRNDVDAALSAAAAAGGSFVRVNVHVGSSVTDQGVIEGRAFETMRERERLDADVAVLADVDVKHATPHGGRPLAERVADVVERGLADGVVVSGSGTGRPADADTLAAVRATLDEVAPETPLFVGSGVTEASVAETFAVADGAIVGTAFKPDGDVDAPVAEDRVRALVDAAGE; from the coding sequence ATGAACGTGGAGACGCGATTCGGGACGGAGTCGCCGGTCGTCGGGATGGTCCACCTGCCGCCGCTCCCGGGGTCGCCGCGCTACGACGGCGACCGGGCGTCGATCAGGGAGCGTGCGGTGACTGACGCGCGGACGCTGGAGGCGGGTGGCGTGGACGCGGTGCTCGTGGAGAACTTCGGGGACGCGCCGTTCTACCCGGACGAGGTCCCGTCGCACACGGTCGCCGACGTGAGCGTGCTGTCGCGAGCGGTCGTCGAGGCCGTGGACGTCCCCGTCGGCGTGAACGTCCTGCGGAACGACGTGGACGCGGCACTGTCGGCGGCCGCAGCGGCCGGCGGGTCGTTCGTGCGCGTGAACGTCCACGTCGGGTCGAGCGTGACGGACCAGGGCGTGATCGAGGGACGGGCGTTCGAGACGATGCGGGAGCGCGAGCGCCTGGACGCGGACGTGGCGGTGCTCGCGGACGTCGACGTGAAGCACGCGACGCCGCACGGTGGGCGGCCGCTCGCGGAGCGCGTCGCGGACGTCGTCGAGCGCGGGCTGGCCGACGGCGTGGTGGTGTCGGGGTCGGGAACGGGGCGGCCGGCTGACGCCGACACGCTCGCCGCGGTCCGGGCGACGCTCGACGAGGTGGCGCCGGAGACGCCGCTGTTCGTCGGAAGTGGCGTGACGGAGGCGTCGGTCGCGGAGACGTTCGCGGTCGCGGACGGCGCGATCGTCGGGACGGCGTTCAAGCCCGACGGCGACGTCGACGCGCCGGTCGCGGAGGACCGGGTGCGTGCGCTCGTCGACGCGGCCGGCGAGTGA
- a CDS encoding mechanosensitive ion channel domain-containing protein, with product MKRSVGYGSLLVAALIAVGANVLSGTWEVSTANEVLKAWTLKGAIAFAVALATYGSYVLVSQFVARWATDKRRIHDVRNLLRLAFGLVGAVGVAGALTDQWLGVVFSLGVAGFAVTFALQTPILSVIGWVYIMAKRPYSVGDRVRIEDAKGDVVDVSFLVTTLWEVQGDLVTTHQPSGRTVTVPNAVVLDSQVFNYTQDEFPFVWAELPIQLSYETDLEYAREVAQAVADDYLGDEMAARVERHRERIADSPVDLEVKSRPSVNVSQSESWVELRVRFLTRPRGVQATRNELYARILDRYKENPDRVSYPVGRPR from the coding sequence GTGAAACGATCGGTCGGGTACGGGTCACTGCTCGTCGCCGCCCTCATTGCGGTCGGAGCGAACGTCCTCAGCGGGACGTGGGAGGTGTCGACGGCGAACGAGGTGCTGAAGGCGTGGACGCTGAAGGGGGCGATCGCGTTCGCGGTCGCGCTCGCGACGTACGGCAGTTACGTGCTCGTCTCGCAGTTCGTCGCGCGGTGGGCGACGGACAAGCGACGCATCCACGACGTCAGGAACCTGCTCCGGCTGGCGTTCGGTCTCGTCGGCGCGGTCGGCGTCGCGGGCGCGCTCACCGACCAGTGGCTCGGCGTCGTGTTCAGTCTCGGCGTCGCGGGGTTCGCGGTGACGTTCGCGCTCCAGACGCCCATTCTCTCGGTCATCGGGTGGGTGTACATCATGGCCAAGCGCCCGTATTCGGTCGGCGACCGCGTCCGCATCGAGGACGCGAAGGGCGACGTCGTCGACGTCAGCTTCCTCGTGACGACGCTCTGGGAGGTCCAGGGCGACCTCGTGACGACCCACCAGCCGTCGGGACGCACCGTCACCGTCCCGAACGCGGTCGTCCTCGACTCGCAGGTGTTCAACTACACGCAGGACGAGTTCCCGTTCGTCTGGGCGGAACTCCCGATCCAGCTCTCCTACGAGACGGACCTCGAGTACGCACGGGAGGTCGCGCAAGCGGTCGCGGACGACTACCTCGGGGACGAGATGGCCGCGCGCGTCGAACGGCACCGCGAACGCATCGCGGACTCGCCCGTCGACCTCGAGGTGAAGTCCAGGCCGTCGGTGAACGTCTCGCAGTCCGAATCCTGGGTCGAGTTGCGCGTGCGATTCCTCACGAGGCCACGTGGCGTGCAGGCGACGCGGAACGAACTGTACGCGCGCATCCTTGACCGGTACAAGGAGAATCCGGACCGCGTCAGCTACCCGGTCGGTCGACCGCGGTGA
- a CDS encoding NADH:flavin oxidoreductase/NADH oxidase, whose translation MTDLFSDLEMRGTTARNRVMVSPMCQYSCPDRDGVATEWHRQHLESRAVGGAGIVMTEATAVRPDGRISPQDLGLWSDAHADALRPITEFCEEYGALSAIQLAHAGHKGSKRPPWDDSEPLGPDGHGWIAPSPSADAYPWRAGDDERSDEPNAKRVETMSTSDVEALVEDFARAAERARDAGFDVAEVHAAHGYLLHEFLSPVTNRREDRYGGSFDARTRLVREVCERVRDVWPDDQAVFVRFSATDWLDDRESWTVDDTAALAADLASDGVVDLVDVSSGGLHPDQSIPSTGANYQVPYAERVGDAVGDDALVGAVGGITTPEQADAIVRNDRADLAIVGRQHLRDPYFALHAAEALDREDALEWPRQYRRAV comes from the coding sequence ATGACCGACCTCTTCAGCGACCTCGAGATGCGAGGGACGACCGCGCGCAATCGCGTGATGGTCTCCCCGATGTGCCAGTATTCGTGTCCCGACCGCGACGGCGTCGCGACCGAGTGGCACCGACAGCACCTCGAGTCGCGCGCCGTCGGTGGCGCCGGCATCGTGATGACCGAGGCGACGGCCGTCCGCCCGGACGGCCGCATCAGTCCCCAGGACCTCGGCCTCTGGAGCGACGCGCACGCCGACGCGCTCCGGCCGATCACGGAGTTCTGCGAGGAGTACGGTGCACTCTCGGCCATCCAACTCGCCCACGCCGGCCACAAGGGCAGCAAGCGCCCGCCGTGGGACGACTCCGAACCGCTCGGGCCCGACGGTCACGGCTGGATCGCACCGTCGCCCTCGGCCGACGCGTACCCGTGGCGCGCCGGCGACGACGAACGGAGCGACGAACCGAACGCGAAGCGCGTCGAGACGATGTCGACGAGCGACGTGGAAGCGCTCGTCGAGGACTTCGCTCGCGCCGCCGAGCGCGCCCGCGACGCCGGGTTCGACGTTGCAGAGGTCCACGCCGCGCACGGCTACCTCCTCCACGAGTTCCTGAGTCCGGTGACGAACCGCCGCGAGGACCGCTACGGCGGGTCATTCGACGCCCGGACGCGTCTCGTGCGCGAGGTCTGCGAGCGCGTCCGCGACGTCTGGCCGGACGACCAGGCGGTGTTCGTCCGGTTCTCCGCGACGGACTGGCTCGACGACCGCGAGTCCTGGACGGTCGACGACACCGCCGCGCTCGCCGCCGATCTGGCGAGCGACGGCGTCGTGGACCTGGTCGACGTGTCTTCTGGCGGCCTCCACCCCGACCAGTCGATCCCGTCGACCGGTGCGAACTACCAGGTGCCGTACGCCGAACGCGTCGGGGACGCGGTCGGCGACGACGCACTCGTCGGCGCGGTCGGGGGCATCACGACGCCCGAGCAGGCGGACGCGATCGTCCGGAACGACCGCGCTGACCTCGCTATCGTCGGTCGCCAGCACCTCCGGGACCCGTACTTCGCGCTACACGCCGCCGAAGCTCTCGACCGCGAGGACGCCCTGGAGTGGCCGCGACAGTACCGCCGCGCAGTCTAA
- a CDS encoding O-methyltransferase, which translates to MDFADVTRFVEATAPEPDALAREMDAHAEEMGFPHVGPAVGGQLRMLARMADAERVFEFGSGFGYSAYWFAQALPEDGEVVLTEFDAEELDEAREFMRRGGYDHLARYEHGDAMEAVERYDGPFDVVLVDHQKERYADAFRAVREKVPEGGVVVADNAMSAGIIDFDALLAHFADDESLSDASDATKGIAEYLRTVRDDDAFETVVLPLGEGIAVSYRVA; encoded by the coding sequence ATGGACTTCGCTGACGTCACCAGGTTCGTCGAGGCGACCGCGCCCGAACCGGACGCGCTCGCTCGCGAGATGGACGCGCACGCCGAGGAGATGGGGTTCCCGCACGTCGGGCCCGCGGTCGGCGGCCAGCTCAGGATGCTCGCCCGGATGGCCGACGCCGAGCGCGTGTTCGAGTTCGGCTCGGGGTTCGGCTATAGCGCGTACTGGTTCGCGCAAGCACTCCCCGAGGACGGCGAGGTCGTGCTCACGGAGTTCGACGCCGAGGAACTCGACGAGGCCCGCGAGTTCATGCGTCGCGGCGGCTACGACCACCTCGCGCGCTACGAGCACGGCGACGCGATGGAGGCCGTCGAGCGCTACGACGGCCCGTTCGACGTCGTCCTCGTCGACCACCAGAAGGAGCGCTACGCCGACGCGTTCCGCGCCGTCCGCGAGAAGGTCCCCGAGGGCGGCGTCGTCGTCGCCGACAACGCGATGTCCGCCGGCATCATCGACTTCGACGCGCTCCTCGCGCACTTCGCCGACGACGAGTCTCTGTCGGACGCGAGCGACGCGACGAAGGGCATCGCCGAGTACCTGCGAACCGTCCGCGACGACGACGCCTTCGAGACCGTCGTCCTCCCCCTCGGCGAAGGCATCGCCGTCAGCTACCGCGTCGCGTAG
- a CDS encoding thioredoxin family protein codes for MVLKESESELGAGDEAIDFELQGTDGETYTLDSFAGNEALLLVFTCNHCPYAKAKFDLLNELAAEYDDVAVVGINPNDAEEYPDDSFERMQELVEDGTVAYDAYLRDESQAVAEAYGAVCTPDPFLFENDDGTFRLAYHGRLDDALNPDDDPTRYQVREAIDAILANEPVDVDWKPSQGCSIKWTEN; via the coding sequence ATGGTTCTGAAGGAATCCGAGTCCGAACTCGGCGCGGGCGACGAGGCCATCGACTTCGAGCTCCAGGGTACCGACGGCGAGACGTACACCCTCGACTCGTTCGCCGGCAACGAGGCACTGCTGCTCGTGTTCACGTGCAACCACTGTCCGTACGCGAAGGCGAAGTTCGACCTCCTGAACGAACTCGCGGCCGAGTACGACGACGTCGCCGTCGTCGGCATCAACCCGAACGACGCCGAAGAGTACCCCGACGACTCGTTCGAGCGCATGCAGGAACTCGTCGAGGACGGCACCGTCGCGTACGACGCGTACCTCCGCGACGAATCCCAGGCCGTCGCCGAGGCCTACGGCGCGGTCTGCACCCCGGACCCGTTCCTGTTCGAGAACGACGACGGGACGTTCCGGCTCGCGTACCACGGCCGGCTCGACGACGCACTCAACCCCGACGACGACCCGACGCGATACCAGGTGCGCGAGGCCATCGACGCCATCCTCGCGAACGAACCCGTGGACGTCGACTGGAAGCCGTCGCAGGGCTGTTCGATCAAGTGGACGGAGAACTGA
- the eis gene encoding enhanced intracellular survival protein Eis, with amino-acid sequence MESPDMEYREIDPPDARVTEIARYAFDAQSGPFDPDEFDPEDAPEAVGGQRGLFDGDDLLAVCGHYWFDVDVRGRRVAAPGLSMVASPPEHRRGGNVRRLLEHSLEEYRERGDPLSLLWPFSTPFYGQYGWATTNRYAVHDVDPAALSFATDSDAADAVQFERVDADDWDVIDAVDDRTWTQTLAVDRGEAFWRHRVFESWGTDPFAYVGYRDGDPVAYLTYTVEDGDDTRLSVSYFGAVDHDAVLAVLSFCHAHDSQVDAVRLKTPVDWGLTYLVENPDEVETDLRTGPMGRVVDAVDALEAVPTEAVGAFDGVTTGPTDAHVVLDVADPLVDWHDDPIALSIGDDATSDSTAERAPDATPDVALDIGALTQLILGTRTASDLARTGDLARTGDLAAASGAAGDDAPADESPGADVLAALDATYPESDVCMLQFF; translated from the coding sequence ATGGAATCCCCCGATATGGAGTACCGCGAGATCGACCCGCCCGACGCGCGCGTCACGGAGATCGCCCGGTACGCGTTCGACGCGCAGTCCGGGCCGTTCGACCCGGACGAGTTCGACCCCGAGGACGCGCCGGAGGCCGTCGGCGGCCAGCGCGGCCTGTTCGACGGCGACGACCTCCTCGCCGTCTGCGGGCACTACTGGTTCGACGTCGACGTCCGCGGCCGACGCGTCGCCGCGCCCGGCCTGTCGATGGTCGCGTCGCCGCCCGAGCACCGCCGTGGTGGAAACGTCCGTCGACTCCTCGAGCACTCGCTCGAAGAGTACCGCGAGCGCGGCGACCCCCTGAGCTTGCTGTGGCCGTTCTCGACGCCGTTCTACGGCCAGTACGGGTGGGCGACCACGAACCGGTACGCGGTTCACGACGTCGACCCGGCCGCGCTCTCGTTCGCGACCGATTCCGACGCGGCCGACGCCGTCCAGTTCGAGCGCGTCGACGCCGACGACTGGGACGTCATCGACGCGGTCGACGACCGGACGTGGACGCAGACGCTCGCCGTCGACCGCGGCGAGGCGTTCTGGCGGCACCGCGTCTTCGAATCGTGGGGGACCGACCCGTTCGCGTACGTCGGATACCGCGACGGCGACCCCGTCGCGTACCTCACGTACACCGTCGAGGACGGCGACGACACTCGGCTGAGCGTCTCGTACTTCGGGGCGGTCGACCACGACGCCGTCCTCGCCGTGCTGTCGTTCTGTCACGCGCACGACTCGCAGGTCGACGCTGTCAGGCTGAAGACGCCCGTCGACTGGGGGCTCACGTACCTCGTCGAGAACCCCGACGAGGTCGAGACCGACCTCCGCACCGGTCCGATGGGGCGCGTCGTCGACGCCGTCGACGCGCTCGAAGCCGTTCCGACGGAAGCCGTCGGCGCGTTCGATGGCGTCACCACGGGACCCACGGACGCCCACGTCGTCCTCGACGTCGCGGACCCGCTCGTCGACTGGCACGACGACCCGATCGCGCTCTCGATCGGCGACGACGCGACCAGCGACAGCACCGCGGAACGCGCCCCCGACGCTACCCCCGACGTGGCGCTCGACATCGGCGCTCTCACGCAACTCATCCTCGGCACGCGCACCGCGAGCGACCTCGCACGCACCGGCGACCTCGCACGCACCGGCGACCTCGCGGCCGCAAGCGGTGCCGCGGGGGACGACGCGCCAGCCGACGAGTCCCCGGGCGCGGACGTCCTCGCAGCGCTCGACGCGACGTACCCCGAATCCGACGTCTGCATGCTCCAGTTCTTCTGA